A DNA window from Mastacembelus armatus chromosome 11, fMasArm1.2, whole genome shotgun sequence contains the following coding sequences:
- the LOC113126009 gene encoding major histocompatibility complex class I-related gene protein-like, translating into MKMLILLFVFLHVSSSVKHTLRFFFTASSGIPNFPEVMAVGMAADILMGYCDDDRNFKPKHWMEKIFDDDPQQLDWYHYLCFENEPNFFKSSITSLKRRLNQSEGVHILQRMSGCDWDDETGDVVGFNQYGYDGEDFISLDLETQTWIAAKPQAVTTKLTWDADRDRMKLNEVYLTQLFPALLKTYLEYGENVLLRTDLPSVSLLQKTPASPVSCHATGFYPDKADLFWRKDGEQLHEDVDHGEILPNKDGTFQMRVDLNLSSVRPEDWSRYDCVFQLSGVKNHIVTKLDKDQIRTNWETSSITTILIIISLVVLVLVLIAAVGFMVYRKKQAKDPPSPPGNSSELSERLNPET; encoded by the exons atgaaaatgttaattttgttgtttgtcttccTTCATGTTTCATCATCAg TGAAACACACCCTGAGGTTTTTCTTCACTGCATCTTCTGGAATCCCAAACTTTCCTGAAGTTATGGCTGTTGGGATGGCTGCTGATATTTTGATGGGCTACTGTGATGATGACAGAAATTTTAAACCAAAACACTGGATGGAAAAAATATTCGATGATGATCCTCAGCAGCTGGACTGGTACCATTACTTGTGTTTTGAGAATGAGCCAAACTTCTTTAAATCCAGCATCACTAGTTTGAAGCGTCGCTTGAACCAAAGTGAAG GTGTCCACATTTTACAGAGGATGAGTGGCTGTGACTGGGATGATGAGACAGGAGACGTTGTTGGTTTTAATCAGTACGGTTACGATGGAGAAGATTTTATATCACTGGACCTGGAGACACAGACATGGATCGCTGCTAAACCACAGGCTGTTACCACCAAACTGACATGGGATGCTGACAGAGATAGAATGAAACTCAATGAGGTGTATCTCACTCAGCTTTTCCCTGCGCTACTGAAGACGTATCTGGAGTATGGGGAAAATGTCCTACTGAGAACAG ACCTCCCCTCAGTGTCTCTCCTCCAGAAGACCCCCGCCTCTCCAGTCAGCTGTCACGCTACAGGTTTCTACCCTGACAAAGCTGACCTGTTCTGGAGGAAagatggagagcagcttcaTGAGGACGTGGACCACGGAGAGATCCTCCCCAACAAGGACGGGACCTTCCAGATGAGGGTTGACCTGAACCTTTCATCAGTCAGACCTGAAGACTGGAGCAGGTAcgactgtgtgtttcagctctcTGGAGTTAAGAACCACATCGTCACCAAACTGGACAAAGACCAGATCAGGACCAACTGGG AGACGTCCAGTATCACgaccatcctcatcatcataTCACTGGTTGTTCTTGTTCTCGTCCTCATCGCTGCTGTTGGATTCATGGtttacagaaagaaacaag CCAAAGACCCTCCATCTC CTCCTGGTAACAGCTCTGAGCTCTCTGAGAGACTGAATCCAGAAACCTGA
- the LOC113126006 gene encoding major histocompatibility complex class I-related gene protein-like yields the protein MKMLILLFVFLHVSSSVKHTLRFFFTASSGIPNFPEVMAVGMAADILMGYCDDDRNFKPKHWMEKIFDDDPQQLDWYHYLCFENEPNFFKSSITSLKRRLNQSEGVHILQRMSGCDWDDETGDVVGFNQYGYDGEDFISLDLETQTWIAAKPQAVTTKLTWDADRDRMKLNEVYLTQLFPALLKTYLEYGENVLLRTDLPSVSLLQKTPASPVSCHATGFYPDKADLFWRKDGEQLHEDVDHGEILPNKDGTFQMRVDLNLSSVRPEDWSRYDCVFQLSGVKNHIVTKLDKDQIRTNWETSRITTILIIISLVVLVLVLIAAVGFMVSRKKQAKDPPSPPGNSSELSERLNPET from the exons atgaaaatgttaattttgttgtttgtcttccTTCATGTTTCATCATCAg TGAAACACACCCTGAGGTTTTTCTTCACTGCATCTTCTGGAATCCCAAACTTTCCTGAAGTTATGGCTGTTGGGATGGCTGCTGATATTTTGATGGGCTACTGTGATGATGACAGAAATTTTAAACCAAAACACTGGATGGAAAAAATATTCGATGATGATCCTCAGCAGCTGGACTGGTACCATTACTTGTGTTTTGAGAATGAGCCAAACTTCTTTAAATCCAGCATCACTAGTTTGAAGCGTCGCTTGAACCAAAGTGAAG GTGTCCACATTTTACAGAGGATGAGTGGCTGTGACTGGGATGATGAGACAGGAGACGTTGTTGGTTTTAATCAGTACGGTTACGATGGAGAAGATTTTATATCACTGGACCTGGAGACACAGACATGGATCGCTGCTAAACCACAGGCTGTTACCACCAAACTGACATGGGATGCTGACAGAGATAGAATGAAACTCAATGAGGTGTATCTCACTCAGCTTTTCCCTGCGCTACTGAAGACGTATCTGGAGTATGGGGAAAATGTCCTACTGAGAACAG ACCTCCCCTCAGTGTCTCTCCTCCAGAAGACCCCCGCCTCTCCAGTCAGCTGTCACGCTACAGGTTTCTACCCTGACAAAGCTGACCTGTTCTGGAGGAAagatggagagcagcttcaTGAGGACGTGGACCACGGAGAGATCCTCCCCAACAAGGACGGGACCTTCCAGATGAGGGTTGACCTGAACCTTTCATCAGTCAGACCTGAAGACTGGAGCAGGTAcgactgtgtgtttcagctctcTGGAGTTAAGAACCACATCGTCACCAAACTGGACAAAGACCAGATCAGGACCAACTGGG AGACGTCCCGTATCACgaccatcctcatcatcataTCACTGGTTGTTCTTGTTCTCGTCCTCATCGCTGCTGTTGGATTCATGGTTTCCAGAAAGAAAcaag CCAAAGACCCTCCATCTC CTCCTGGTAACAGCTCTGAGCTCTCTGAGAGACTGAATCCAGAAACCTGA